The genome window caagacaggaaacaagtgttggataggatggggagaaaggggaatcctcttacactagtagtgggaatgcaagttggtgcagccactttggaaaacagtgtggagattccttaagaaattaaaaatagagctaccctatgaccttgcaattgcactactgggagtttgccccaaagacacagatgtagtgaaaagaagggccatatgtaccccaatgttcatagcagcaatggccacaatcaccaaactgtggaaagagccaagatgctcttcaacagatgaatggataaagaagacatggtccatatatacaatggagtattatgcctccatcagaaaggatgaatacccaatttttgtatcaacatggacgggactggaggagaatatgctgagtgaaataattcaagcagagaaagtcagttatcatatggtttcacttacttatggagcattaggaataacatggaggacattaggagaaggaaaggaaaagtgaattaggggaaatcagagggggggacgaagagactgtggactctaagaaacaaactgagggttttggaagggagaggagtgggggttgggtgagcctggcggtaggtattaaggagggcaactattgcatggagtactgagtgtggtgcataaacaatgaatcttggaacactgaaaagactgaattaaaaacaaacaaaaaagaaaccaagatctggacaCTAGGTGTGCTCATGGCTACTGAGTGTCCTACCTTCTAGGCCCTCCTAGTTGGCAGTCATTGATTTGTTGGAAAAGCCAAGTCATTTGTTCTGTAGAATGTCCCACATTCTGAATATGGCTGGTTGCTTTTATATGGTGTCATTTAACTTGTTCCTCTATTCCCTGCATTTCCTATAAACTAATAGTTAACGTTTAAATGTTTGATTagaggggtacttgggtggcttagttgctttagcatctgcctttggcacaggccatgattccagattcctgggatccaaccccatgtatgactccctgctcagtggggagtctgattctccctctgccccctcccccactcatgctctctctcaaataaaatcttttttaaaaaaataaattattagatttagcttctttttttttccccccttaggcAAAATACTGTGTGAGTGTTGCTCTGTACTTGAGGCATATAATGTATAGCTAGCTGCTCCACTTTGGGTGATGCTAAAATTGGTCGATCAGTAGGCTTATAAATTTACCATCAGTCTTCCACATTTTTATAtccattaattatttattaaatttcattaGGGGTTGCAAATTAGTGATTTTCTAAATCCATCATTCTGCCTTTATCAACTGAATTTCCTCTGTAAAGAATTTTCCCTTAGTAATTATTTGGTCACTctaaaataagttttgttttgtttttttttttcctggccagaATACCTCTGTAATGCCTAGAAGCAAAGTGGTTAAAATTGGACCAAAGTTGCAGGGGAAGCCAGACTCTTATCTTCTCAACCTGTCTAAGAGTCTTTCTTTCTCATGAAGACACTGGTCTTGAGAACTGGAATTTTGAGATCTGGGTTTGCAAAATGCAGCTCTGTCATCCATATCAACAAACATTTTTGCTGAAGGAATTAAGAGATTAATTAGTGATTTCTTGTTTCTGAAAATAGAGATTGATTTATGTGATGTGACATATTAATTAAAGGTTATTAACCTGGTGTGTTCTGCTCTTGTTCTCTAATGGGAAAAAAGTCCAAAGTCTTTTTAAtgacaatatatattaaaatctctAATCATgctctaaaaaaagtaaaacaaaataaaatttctaatcaAAGTTCAAAAGACTGTTTTCTATATAGCTCGTTACTTAAAGCGAATTCTCAGCAGAGCagtaaatgaaatatattcaCATTCTCAAGTGACTTTtagcaaaggggaaaaatgaaagggttACACCCACAGAATTGATTTAAAAGCAGCCTCTTTAGACAGCAGTGACTAAAACGTAGTTTTAATTTACTGTAAACTTTTGGTCAGGCACCAatacaggaaagaggaaagggctTCATTTCTGTACATAGTTTGTGAGTTTTGtacaagtatttattttctaattcagaGAATGCCTATTGGCACCACAAAAAATGTGGAGTTATTAAGAGAACTTTCATTAGTTATAAAAGGACAGTTAAGATTGGGGAGGAAAGCTGAAGAGAATCAACAAGAACACCTGACAAATGCTCTATCGCTTGAAACTTGGGCTAATGATTCCCCTCATTTTtgttctctcccccttctccccagccctaAGAAATGTGAACTCTTGGTCAACACAGTCTGGTGGAGGCAAAACAGAGGTGGAAGAGGACTGAGGCATTTaagccctccccacaccccaacaCTAAAACCTGACACCTTTGGCATTAGCACAAAAGCAGGTTGGCTGCAAGGTCTGAGGAATCCCGGACATTCTCTCCCAGCCTCTCCACAATGGGCAGCCCCAGATAGGTGAGCTGCTGGGGAGTGGGCTGCGGTGGCAAAAGCCACGGACTCTGGCATCATCAGATTTACAGCTAGCACTTACTGAACGCTTTTTATGAGCGGCTCTCTGTGCTAGTGtttcatgctttttaaaacaaatcgATGAGGTGGGGCATACAACCCACAACTGTTATGATATGTAAAGTTTTTCCGGAGAGATAAACACACCAGAACACACCAGGcgaggtaggcacaaggcaagatttattaaaggcactctccagcgcagtttcagggctcaggagaaggggagccaggaaaacTGCCCCAGGAGGGCACCCTCGGGCAAGGttccgcaactctggaaagcatAGTGGTGCTAGTCGTacccaaggcagggagaaaggtGTTTTTAAGGGGTCTCCAGGGgagttcaggggtcttttggcaagtttcctttatttagatattttgcCTGCTCctcggggtcccattggtccactggagcccggAGTGGGGTGTGTCTCAAATTCCTacttgtcagggtcccattggtccatgggagcccagaacgggggtggggggttgttggggggggtggtgttcagattcctgcttgggtctttgttctcctgtctgagctcaggtttTGTGGCGGGAATTTttgccatcttaagtagccctttcttcctgccagcccaacattccgaccttttgttttatataatggTGCCAGGGGCGTTGACTCAGTTCTAGCTACTTCCTGCTGATGGGGGGGCGTCGTCATAGGGGTAGTCGGAAGTGGGCAGGCTAGAGTAGGGCTGAAGGAGGAGTTGATTGACGGACACTCGGGCAAGTTCTTCTAGGCGACCCTGCAAGCATCGGAAAAGACAGGGAGCAACTGAGATTAGACGGAGGATTATGCATACAGGTCCcgccagagggagcagccaggttaCCCAGGTGTAGGGGTCCAGGCCCCAGAAAGACGTGTCTCGCCACCGTGCTTGAATCCGATCCCTGAGTTCTTTGATCCTGGAggtgaaagacccgcggatccccttacccaagaattcaacactgccacaggatgcaaacagcaagaggttctttattgtagcGCGGGCGCCGGCGGGTGGTCAGTAGCTCCTGCTAactgagcacaccaggctggggtagtgcaggatttttatagacaggtacaaacaagttttgggtggggcggaGCTGATTGGCTggcaatttgaacatttgaaaaaggcatacttggtgttagtggattGGCTTTGGAGGACCCCCACGCGCGCGAAGAAAAAGGCGGGAagggggagtgaggagggggagttggaccttattactcagcagagaAGCATCCTGCCTACGTGACTAGGCGGCCCCCTGCCTACGTGACCATGGGCCCCCTGCCTACGTGACCATGCCTCGGCCATTAGcagaaggtatcttgttcaaacaggagacaagtgtcacaccctaaaagccaagcggttacagaaaggcaaaagagcggTTAATTAGTTAACaactgggggaagggtctttcagAGGTAACTATACCTGATTggttaacaaagtaacaacattcttcatttaaGTATAGGGAGGTCCCCCCTTTTTTGGCGGTCAGAAGGTCTAAGGCCTGTTGGTTCTGCAGAGCTAAGGCCGCCAGGCTGGTAACTTGTATCtgtagggctgtgagggagtcagCAATCCGTTCCATGTCATCATTCAGGGCTTGGGAGAGTTTGTAATAAAAGTCTATGGAAGTTCCTGTCCCCACTGTTCCGGTTGCCACCCCTGTGGCTACTCCTGCCCCTATTATGAATGGAAGGAAGGCAGCCCTTCCTCCACGGTGTTGGGGGAATAGGATGGATTGCAACTGGGATTCAGAGTAGATGGTGGTAGAAGGAGATAGTAGAATGAATATACAGCCTAGGGAGTCATTAGTGGTCAGGCAGCGATATGTTCCTTGAGGGCACGAGAGAAATATTCCCGAGGGAGTACACTAAGGGAGGGAGGAGTTAGTGATGCTGGCAGCTGCCATGGTAAGGGGGGAGTACACATTAATAATAGGTATGTTTCCCCCCGATAGGGCCAATAAGAACCGTATTATTTGTGGTTGTAGAGTTAGGGAGTGGCCAGTCAATAGGGAGGGGTACCCCTACAATGTTGGAAcgtgttgaaaaagagaaacagatccAGCAGTCACTGTCACCGTTCTTCGACACATTCTCCATAGGTTGTAACTAGAATTCAGGAGGGCCACTGTCAGTTGTTCAGTGGTAGGGAATTTTTGGATGCTACCGAGATTGATGCCCTTATAGACGGGGTCACTGGGGCTTGGAGTCGTTTAGTCAGGTCGATGACCTCTGTTTTAATGCGTTTGCGGCTAGCCTGGTCCTGGACCCCTCCCCCGTCAGAGAGACCAACATGACCCAGATAGGTCCAGCAAACTTTTCCAGACCTGGGGTATATGTTGCAGGGGGCAATACCGCGTTTGGCTGTCACGAGGTCAGAAACCCAATAGGTTTTCTGGTCATATGTACAGGTTGTTGGTTTCTTTCCCCGGTAGCAGGTTGCAGGCATATAAGTAAAGGCTGAGAAATAGCGAAAGGTACCTGAACCCCTCATGCAGCTAGACTCACATGGGTCCGCCTGGTTTGTCTGGATTAGAAGGAATATGAGAAGGAGCCCTAACCAAGCGAAGTTTGGTGGGGCCTGCCATCTGGGAAGTCCAATCAGTCTCTGTGGGTGCCCGTTTGAGATTGTTGATATGTACCCATGCAGAGTGCCCCAACAGTTTCGCAGCAGATGGGGCGGTAAGGACAACCGTATGAGGCCCGGTCCACTGGGTTTGTAAGGAGCCTGGCCGCAAGCTTTTGAGGAGGACCTGGTCCCCAGGAGATAGATCTTGTAGACCCCCTTCGGAAGCATGGTTGCTTGGGGCTGGGATGACAGTGTTGGCGTGGGCCCTTAAGAGAGCTCGGAGGCCgtaaagtaattaaaatgggCTTAAGCCCGAAGGCCTGCTGGGTGTAGTCCGGAGTCTGGTGAGAGCCAGGGGCAGAAGTGTGGGCCAGGAAAGGCGGGTCTCTAGGGTAAGTTTGGTGAGTTGGACTTTGAGCAGCCCGTTGGCCTTTTCTACCTTACCTGATGACTGTGGGTGGTATGGGATGTGAAGTTTGCAGGTTATGTTGAGGCTCTCAGCTACCTGTTGGGTTACACTGGAGATGAATGTGGTCCGTTGTCAGACTGGAGGGTCCGGGGCAATCTGAACCTCGGGATGATGTGCTCGATGAGTATTGTAGCCACCACATCCGCTGTTTCCCGGGCCGTGGAGTATGCCTCGATCCAGCCTGTGAATGTATCAACCAAGGTTAATAGGTAGAGAAAGGTTTTATGGCGAGGCATGTGAGTGAAGTCCAGTTGCCAGTtgtcgtccccccccccccccctNNNNNNNNNNNNNNNNNNNNNNNNNNNNNNNNNNNNNNNNNNNNNNNNNNNNNNNNNNNNNNNNNNNNNNNNNNNNNNNNNNNNNNNNNNNNNNNNNNNNATGCGGTCAGGATTGGATAGTGGTTGATCAGAGAGaccgggatggagcccccgccCGCCGATGACTTCGGAGCTGATGGTTAGGCCCTGGTCTGCAGATATCTCCTTGTGAATTCACTCCCAGCGGAGCAGGCTTTACAAGCCCTGTGGACAACTTTGATTACCTTAGATAAGGAAGGATGATAGAACAATGGCTGAAGAAATTGGTGGAGAGCCTTTGGGCCAATATGGAGGGATAGATGGATGTCAGTAATTAAGGTGTGCGCCAGATTGCCTGGCAGGGCAATCCTGTCCTAAATGTAGATCCACCCCTTATCTCCAATCTTTCCTCACCATGCCTGGAGGGCTGTGTTTCCTTTGTAGAGTAGGAAGGCTGGTGAGGGGTGTTAAGAAAGAGGATAGGAGACGCAGAGGTATTTAGGGCCCTTTGTCTGGCCACTGAGTCTGCCCTGTTGTTACCTAGGGAGACCAGATCCTTGGCCATTTGGTGGCCTCGACAGTGAACAACTGCTACCTCAGCGGGCAGACTAAGGGCCTCAAGCAACTTGGCGATGAAATGTCCATTAGCTATAGGGGTGCCCTTGGTCGTTAGGAACCCCCGTTCTTACCAAAGAGGAGTGTGAGTTATGAGGTAGGCATATTTTGAGTCAGTGTAAATGGTGACTCGTTGTCCCTTCGACAAGTGTAATGCCCTGGTGAGAGCTACGAGTTCAGCCTTCTGGGGAGTGGTTCTGATTGGGAGGGAAGCCATCTTTAATACTACATCCATGGTGACCACAGCGTAAGTAGCGTGTCTTTGGCCTCACTGCCACGAAGAGTATGCGGTCAGGATTGGATAGTGGTTGATCAGAGAGACCGGGATGGAGAGGAGTGAGGTCCTCTATAAGTTGTAGACAGGAATGAATGGGTTCCGGGGTGGGCGAGGGTATAGGCATTAAAGTTGCGGGGTTTAAgcggggggaggtagagagagagatatgtGGGTTTTCTAGGATTAGCAGATGGAATAGCTGGAGACGAGAAGGAGTCAGATGGGCCAGGGGTCGGTGGCTAAGGAGGTCCGTGAGTCGGTGGGGAAAGTAGACCGTAATGGGCTGCCCTAAGATCAGTTTGTGGGTCTCCTTTGTaagggccctgaggcagggctgcCATCCCTGGGCGGTGACATCCAGTTGCTCGGACAGGCCTATGCGTAGGCCCCACCAGTTGTGTTAGGAGGCCAGTGGCTGAGCCGGAGCGCTCATCAGTGTAGAGATGGAATGGTTTAGAGAGATCAGGTAGGGCTAAGACTGGCCCAGTGGTAAGGCAGTCACTTAGTTTAGAGAATGAGTGGCGGATCGAAGTGGGATCAGTTAGGGGACCCTGGGGGGGTCTCTTTAGCCGCCTGGTAGAGGACAGGCCAGGATAGAGAAATTTGGAACCCAATGTCTGAAGAACCCAACCAATCCAAGAAAAGAGAGTATTTCATCCGCCGTTTGGGGAGGTTGGAGTTCTTGGAGGAGTCATATGCGGTCCCCGGTAAGAGACTTAGAAGTGGGAGTCAGAAGTACACCCAGATAGGTAACCGAAGAGGCACACAATTGGGCCTTAGAGGGGATGACTCGATATCCCCTGGCCCCCAGGAAGTTAAGTAGGGGTCATCTTGGGAGACCGAGAGGGAGGGGCTACAGAGGAGGAGGTCATCCACATATTGTAGTAGAGTACTGGCCTAAGGACGCCCTGCTGTAAGTCTGTAGTCAAGGCCTGGCCGAAAATGTGGGGGCCGtccctgaacccctggggtaGGACAGTCCAAGTTAGTTGTCCAGAAGCATGCATGTTGGGATCCTCCCAggtaaagacaaaaagaaaatagaaatcaggGTGCAAGGGGACGGTGAAAAAGGCGTCCTTCAGGTCCAGTACTGTAAAGTGAGAGATGTTTGGGGGAACGCAAGACAATAGGGTGTAGGGGTTAGGAATGACTGGATGGAGGGGGAACCACAGCCTCATAGATAAGCCTAAGGTCTTGTACCAGTCGATAAGCCCCTGAGGGCTTACGTACTGGGAGGACAGGGGTGTTACAGGGGGAACTGATGGGGACCAGGAGTCCCTGACGCTTAAGCCGTTCTATGATAGGTTTCAGGCCCCGGGGGTGGGCTAAGGAAATAGGAAACTGAGCTCAAGAGGGAAACTTGGAGTTATCCTTAAGCTGTACTTTAACCGGGGTAAGGTGGGAAGCGATGATAGGCTCCGAGGTGTCCCACACCCGAGGATCTACAGTGGGTAGGACATCTGGAGCAGGGGTCGAGGGAGTGGAGAGGTATAGGATGAGACGAGTTGAggcggagggaggggaggaaggggagaggcagatagtCGCCctcagtttctggagaatgtccctccCCAATAGAGGGACTGGGCAGGAAGGAATCACTAGGAACGagtgggagaaagggaacccATCCAGGCTACAAATAAGGGGAAGGGTCACCCTAGGATTGGAGGAGGTCCCATCGGTCCCCATAACAGTAATCGGTGGTTTCTGTAAGTCCCGAataggaaggcagaacagagtagGTAGCCCCCGTGTCCAGCAGAAAGGAGATGGACTTACCCCCTACCTGGAGCATGACCCTGGGCTTggcctgggtgagaggggtggCCGAGTCTGGGCTTCATCAGTCGTCCTCCAATCCGAGCAGTTGAAAGGCTGGACTTACTGTCTCGGGGGGTCCCCCACGTTGAGGCGCCAAAGATACCCCGAGGTTAGGGCAGTcggatttccagtggcccatcaaaTGGCATTAAGGGCAAGACCGAGTTGGCGGCTTTGGATTGGGACACTGGCGAGCCCAATGTCCCTCGGCCCCGCATTTGAAAAAGGCCCCCGGGGGGGTGGGTGCGATTGGTTGCCCCTCTCTGTTGGCTCCCGGAGCCGGCCGGCCATAGGGCTACTACCAAGGCTTGGGTCTGCAACTGAACCTTTTGCTGGAGTCTGGCTTGTAGTTTAAGCTCAGCCACCTCCTCACGGgaattaaagaccttaaatgccattttcaccaagtcagaaatgggggTCTGAGGGCCCTCCTCAGCCTTTTTAACTTTCTCCATATATCTGGCGCCgattgagagataaaatgagtagcCAGTACCGTGGCCCCTGCAGGAGAGGAGGGGTCCAAGCGAGTgtactgggttaaagcctcggccaaTCAGTTAAGAAACATGGCGGGGTTTTCGTCAGGGGCCTGGACAACCTCCCTAATCTTGTCGTAATTAATGGCCTTATTAGAGGCTGCCCACATGCCGGCTATGAGACATTGGACCACGCGGTCGCGGTGCCGGTGGCCATCTTGGCCATTCTGATAATCCCAACCTGGTTCTACAGCTGGGACCGCCTGGGCTCCAACTGGCATGGCAGCATCAGTGAGAAGGACCTGATCTGCGTGTTCCCGGGCAGCAGCCTGGATGCGTTCCCTTTCCTCTGTGGTGAGGAGATTTACCACATGTAAATCATGCCAGGTGAGGTCATAGGCTTGGGCCAGGTATTGGAATTCTTTGATACAGTTATCAGGATTGGCAGAAAAGGACCCCAAGTGCTTCTCTATTTGGGAGAGATCCTACAAAGAGAAGGGTGCGTGGACTCCAACAACCCATTCAGCCCCTGCAAACTCCCTCAGGGGACAGACCAGGTCTGGAGACTGATTTCTGGACCATGTTCGAGCGGAgattgggggagagggaggagggttaGAAGGCGGGGAAGGCTCTGGCTCAgagcttttggggggggggggctgggagcGCTGGTTGATGGATAGGCTgataggggggggggggggcagttgggGGGCCCTTAAAGGGGGCCTGGAGAGGTTTTCAGGGGGGtcggagagaggggagagggaaggggaatcaAGGTTCTTGGGAGTGGACAGCGGAGGGGCCGAAAGGGGGGGTGCAGGCAAGGAATACTTGATAAGTTGGGCAACGGGACCAGAGTGAGGGTCTAGAGCGTGGAATCCAAAAGGCCTGGACGTAAAGTGCTTCGGACCATCTGCCTTGGCGCTTACAGAGATTGTCAAGGCCCAGGAGCACCTGATAGTCGAAGGTGCCCTCAGGAGGCCATTTCAATTGGTTGTCCATACTTGGGCCAAGCAACGgtacggtttttttttttttttttcacttctaaacATAAAACTTTATTACATTTCTAGTTATGTCCTTTTGCATGATATATTTAGGACCAAGTAGTTAAGAGAAGTCCTACTTCAGGCTGATACTCTCAGGCTGATTTGGTTTCCACCCCCCACCGACAGAATGACTCTTGTCCCCCCTTCCCCATTTCAGCTTGAGCGCTTGATGTCATGAAGAAAGTGGCAGCTGGCTGGACAGATAAAGCCCAAGTCTAAAATCCCCCAACACAAACTGACGGCAAGTGTCCTTTCGCTCAGGATCCTCCCCAGGTTAGTAAGGAAAGAACACATCCATTTCCAGGGACACCACAGGCGGCTTTCATTTCCCTCAGACCAGGTGGAAGACGCAGAGCgtttcccctacccccaccctggcCTGTCTTCCTCCTCGCTACTTCCTGGCCACAGGAAGTGGCCTCACATGAGACGTCGCCTCCGTAAGTCCTGGTCTAACCCCAAGGTTCGGTGATTAGCCAGGAAACAGCCCAAGGGAACTTTTGAGTCTAATATGGACTGGGAGGTTCCCATAGCTCCTTCCCCTATCAACCCAAAACGCGGAGGAAGGCGTCCCCTCCTCTGCGGGCTGAATTGCGGTTCAGGAGAATAGTTGCCTTGGAATGAGGACGTCTCCCAATTCCTCAGAACTACGGGGCCACCTGGTGGCGGAGGAGAGCTCGCCCAGACCCGGCTGCTGCTAGGGCCAGGGCGCCTCGGGAGGGGTCAGGAGCCAGGAAACACTCACCGCAGCGACTTTCAGAGCCGAGTGAAGGAAGTGCTGAGTCCCAGTCCGGAGGTGGAGGGGAGAGCCGCCGTGGGGAGGCAGAGGCTCGAACCCCTCCCGGTTTCGCACCGAATGTAAAGCTTTTCCAGCGAGATAAACACACCAGGCGAagtaggcacaaggcaagatttattaaaggcactctccggcgcagtttcagggctcaggagaaggggagccaggaaaacTGCGACGGGGGGAGGAGGGCACCCTCCCCCGAGGTTCCGCAACTCTGgaaaagcagagtgggggaagtcccgaggcagggagaagggggcttttaagggggtCTAGAGGGgagttcaggggtcttttggcaagtttcccttatttggataatTCGTCTGCTTGttggggtcccattggtccactggagctGGAGCGGGGGTCTCAGATTTTGCTTGTCAGGGTTCCATTGGCCCACTGGGGCCggaaggggtggggtgtgtgtttcagattcctgcttgggtctttgttttcctgtgggagctcaggttttgtggcgggaactttcgccatcttaagtagccctttctttctgccagcccaacatgAGGCAGGTGAAGAAAACTCAGCACAAGGAGACTCAGTTGCATGCCCTTGTTCACACAAGTCAAACCCCGGTTCGTTCAACTCCAAAGTCTACCCACGGCTTCGTTTGACTCCAAAGTCTACTCCCTTTCACCACCCCTGGCCTCTGCGTCCCACCTCCGTCACCTCCCATCTTCTCAGTCGCCCCATTAATAAAAACGAGGCGGTTGGACGAGATTCTCTCTAGGAGTGTTTCCAGCCGGACAGTTTTACCATTTTAGGGGCAGGGAAGAAAAACCTTCAAGGTCTTCCCTTCAAAGCAAGTGTCAACTTCGCAGTGAACGCGAACCTTCCCGTTAGGTGCCGGGGCTGGCGTCCTCGGAGCTCTGGTCGAGCCGCTCGCAAGGGCTCACGGGTCCCCGCGCGCATGCGCAATGGCCTCGGCGCGCAGCGTCCCTCCGCGCCCTCTCAGACCTACGCCGGCTTCCAGTCCCTCAGGGAGGTGGCGGGGGCGTGTGCGTGTGGGACTGACGGTTGGCCCTTTAGCCGGTGCCCTAGCAGAGCTTCCTTTGccgcccttcccctcctctcttccccggCTCCCAACACCCTAGCTTCGAgccggggaggggaggagggcggggaggcGTCCTCCAGCGTGACGCCCAGGGGCTTCCAGCTCGCCCTGAGTCGGTCCGCCCCCGGGACgtgaggagggggcggggctgcAGACTTAGGACTTGGGACTCCTGCCCCGACGCTGCTTCTGCTTGAGCCAAGCAGGCAGCCTAGTCTGGTCAGGAGCGAGACATGACGGCGCTGCGGGGCCTCTGGCCGGAGGTGCAGGACACCTGCACCTCACTGGGGCTGATGCTGTTGCTCGTGCTGTTCATGGGGCTGGCCCGCGTGGTCACCCGGCTGCAGCTGCACAGGTTCATGATGGCCCACACCTTCGTCTTGGAGTTTCTGGCCACCTTCCAGCTCTGCTTCTGCACCCATGAGCTGCAACTGCTGAGCGAGCAGGAACCCGCGCACCCCACCTGGCCGCTGACGCTAATCTACTTCTTCTCTTTGGTGCATGGCCTGACTCTGGTGGGCACCTCCAGCAACCCGTGCGGCGTGTTGATGCAGATGTTGCTGGGGGGAATGTCCCCTGAGACGGGTGCGATTAGGCTGTTGGCTCAGCTGATTGGTGCCCTGTGCAGCAGGTACTGCATAAGCGCCTTGTGGAGCCTGGGGCTGACCAAGTATCACCTCAACGAGAGGACCTTCGTTTGCAGGAATCCTATTCAAGTCGACTTACCCAAAGCGGTCATCACAGAGGCCATCTGCTCCTTTATCTTCCACAGCGCTTTGCTGCACTTCCAGGAGATCAGAACCAAGCTTCGTATCCACCTGCTGGCAGCACTCATCACCTTTTTGGTCTACGCAGGTTTGTTATTCCCACAAAACACTTGGCACCTCCGGAGCCTCTACGACCTGAGGCACGAAGTTCTTTACAAAGATACATTTGAAACCCCTACACCTCTGCGATGCCAATATTGGTATCCCTGTTATTCTATACATTTGCAGCCCGTTCTTTACCAGTAGTGCAGACATATAGATCCTCCATTCAGTGCTTTTTTTGAACCCCAGCAACAGGAGCCATTTCTGTGCTGAAACTGAGATCTTGTGAAATACTGCCAAGGGTTCAAATATCCTACAAAGGGATTGTTTTAATGGTAGAAAGGAAAGATAACTTATTGCTACCTCTTTCCTCATGACAACCTGACACTCAGACTGAAAAATGATCATGGGTACCTTTCAATTTAAAGGCACCTTAAAAAGGTGCCTTTCAATTTAAAGTACAGGCAACATGATTGGTTAATAATAAGAGTGAGGAGTAGCAATTTTGTAGTTCTGTTTCTTAGTTCTTTTTCTACAAAATTAAAACTTGAttgaaatgaaagatttttttaaaaagtaactcgAGAAATCTGATGATTTCTTGCAAACCATTGGTTTACTTTGACAGATCTCAGATGCAGTGGATACCCTGGATATCCTAAAGgggacaaggaaaaaaaaaaccgaaaGTTTAATGAtgaaatgtgtcattttaaatgATTGCAATGAAGTAGCTTCATTGGgactatataaaatgttttagaagCAGGAAtctaataaaaggaaattaatagtAAAGGTCTATCTTCTGCCCACTGAAAGTGAAACTATAAGTAGAAGCAAACCTCAAAAGAAAGGCttctaaaggggcacctgggtggctcagtgggttaaagcctctgc of Mustela nigripes isolate SB6536 chromosome 1, MUSNIG.SB6536, whole genome shotgun sequence contains these proteins:
- the AQP11 gene encoding aquaporin-11 isoform X2, whose product is MTALRGLWPEVQDTCTSLGLMLLLVLFMGLARVVTRLQLHRFMMAHTFVLEFLATFQLCFCTHELQLLSEQEPAHPTWPLTLIYFFSLVHGLTLVGTSSNPCGVLMQMLLGGMSPETGAIRLLAQLIGALCSRYCISALWSLGLTKYHLNERTFVCRNPIQVDLPKAVITEAICSFIFHSALLHFQEIRTKLRIHLLAALITFLVYAGILLMILMFSFFLPWLYNNHTINKKE
- the AQP11 gene encoding aquaporin-11 isoform X1, with protein sequence MTALRGLWPEVQDTCTSLGLMLLLVLFMGLARVVTRLQLHRFMMAHTFVLEFLATFQLCFCTHELQLLSEQEPAHPTWPLTLIYFFSLVHGLTLVGTSSNPCGVLMQMLLGGMSPETGAIRLLAQLIGALCSRYCISALWSLGLTKYHLNERTFVCRNPIQVDLPKAVITEAICSFIFHSALLHFQEIRTKLRIHLLAALITFLVYAGGSLTGAVFNPALALSLHFKCFDEAFLRFFIVYWLAPSLGILLMILMFSFFLPWLYNNHTINKKE